In the genome of Pseudomonas sp. LBUM920, one region contains:
- the ssuD gene encoding FMNH2-dependent alkanesulfonate monooxygenase, protein MDVFWFLPTHGDGHYLGTTQGARPVTLNYLKQVAQAADNLGYYGVLIPTGRSCEDSWVIASALVPLTERLRYLVAIRPGIISPTVSARMAATLDRLSSGRLLINVVTGGDPDENRGDGSFLDHSERYEVSDEFLQIWRRVLQGESVDFEGKHLRVQNAKALYPPVQKPYPPLYFGGSSDAAHDLAAEQVDVYLTWGEPPAAVAEKLADVRERAARHGRTVKFGIRLHVIVRETEEDAWKAADKLIEHISDETIAAAQKSFSRFDSEGQRRMAALHDGRRDNLEIAPNLWAGVGLVRGGAGTALVGNPQQVAERIKEYADLGIESFIFSGYPHLEEAYRFAELVFPLLPEPYASLAGRGITNLTGPFGEMIANDVLPKTKA, encoded by the coding sequence ATGGATGTTTTCTGGTTTCTGCCGACGCACGGCGACGGTCACTACCTGGGCACCACCCAGGGTGCACGCCCGGTCACCCTCAATTATCTGAAACAAGTGGCGCAGGCGGCTGACAACCTGGGCTACTACGGCGTACTGATTCCTACCGGTCGTTCGTGCGAAGACTCCTGGGTCATCGCCTCGGCGCTGGTGCCGTTGACCGAACGCCTGCGTTATCTGGTGGCGATTCGTCCGGGCATCATCTCGCCCACCGTCTCGGCGCGCATGGCCGCCACACTGGATCGGCTGTCCAGCGGTCGCTTGCTGATCAATGTGGTGACTGGCGGCGACCCCGACGAAAACCGCGGTGACGGCAGTTTCCTAGACCACAGCGAACGCTACGAAGTCTCCGACGAATTCCTGCAGATCTGGCGCCGTGTGTTGCAGGGCGAATCGGTAGATTTTGAAGGCAAACACCTGCGTGTACAGAACGCCAAGGCCCTTTACCCACCGGTGCAGAAGCCATATCCGCCGCTGTACTTCGGCGGTTCTTCAGACGCCGCCCACGACTTGGCTGCCGAACAGGTGGACGTGTACCTGACCTGGGGCGAGCCGCCCGCCGCCGTCGCGGAAAAACTCGCGGATGTGCGTGAACGCGCCGCACGCCACGGCCGCACCGTCAAGTTCGGCATTCGCCTGCACGTGATCGTGCGCGAAACCGAAGAAGACGCCTGGAAAGCCGCCGACAAACTGATCGAGCACATCAGCGACGAAACCATCGCGGCCGCGCAAAAATCCTTCTCGCGCTTTGACTCCGAAGGGCAGCGCCGCATGGCCGCCTTGCACGATGGGCGCCGCGACAACCTGGAAATCGCCCCCAACCTGTGGGCTGGCGTCGGCCTGGTCCGAGGCGGTGCCGGTACAGCATTGGTCGGTAACCCGCAGCAAGTCGCCGAGCGCATCAAGGAATACGCCGACCTGGGTATCGAGAGCTTTATTTTCTCCGGCTACCCGCACCTGGAAGAGGCCTATCGCTTTGCTGAGCTTGTGTTCCCGCTGCTGCCGGAACCCTACGCCAGCCTGGCCGGGCGCGGCATCACTAACCTCACCGGCCCGTTTGGCGAAATGATTGCCAATGATGTGCTGCCCAAAACAAAGGCCTGA
- a CDS encoding MetQ/NlpA family ABC transporter substrate-binding protein — protein sequence MKKSLAILAAVLSFNAFANETLVVGATPVPHAEILEFVKPVLAKEGVDLQIKVFTDFIQPNQQLALKNIDANYYQYRPFLDDYNKTRHTDLVPVVGVHIEPFGAYSTRIKNIAELQDGATVSIPNDPVNTGRALVLLDEAGLIKLKDPSNTLSTPRDIAQNPKHLKIRELEGALLARSVSQVDLAFVFANYALEAGIDTNSALIVEKGKSLYVEYLVARPDNINDPRIQKLAKALNSDEVRQFILTRYKGQIAPGF from the coding sequence ATGAAAAAGTCCCTGGCCATCTTGGCCGCTGTCCTGTCGTTCAATGCGTTCGCCAACGAGACATTGGTGGTGGGCGCGACCCCCGTGCCCCATGCGGAAATCCTCGAGTTCGTCAAACCGGTACTGGCCAAGGAAGGCGTGGACCTGCAGATCAAAGTCTTCACCGACTTTATCCAGCCCAACCAGCAGCTGGCGCTGAAGAACATCGACGCCAACTACTACCAGTACCGGCCGTTTCTGGATGATTACAACAAGACTCGCCACACCGACCTGGTGCCGGTAGTGGGCGTGCACATCGAGCCGTTTGGCGCTTATTCGACGCGGATCAAGAACATTGCTGAATTGCAGGACGGCGCCACCGTGTCGATCCCTAACGACCCGGTGAATACCGGCCGCGCGCTGGTGCTGCTGGATGAAGCCGGGCTGATCAAACTCAAGGACCCGAGCAACACCCTCAGTACCCCGCGTGATATTGCGCAAAATCCCAAGCACCTGAAAATCCGCGAACTGGAAGGCGCCTTGCTGGCCCGCTCGGTGAGCCAGGTGGACCTGGCGTTTGTGTTTGCCAATTACGCGCTGGAGGCGGGGATCGATACCAACAGTGCATTGATTGTGGAGAAGGGCAAATCGCTGTACGTCGAGTACCTGGTGGCGCGGCCGGATAATATCAACGACCCGCGCATCCAGAAGCTGGCCAAGGCGTTGAACTCCGACGAAGTGCGCCAGTTTATTTTGACGCGCTACAAAGGCCAGATCGCGCCCGGCTTCTGA
- a CDS encoding acyl-CoA dehydrogenase family protein, with protein MTANPHSVLPSPLQTAKLLAAEFALTAVERDERGGTPKAERDALRHSGLLALSIPTQYGGLGARWSETLGIVREFAKVDSSIAHVFGFHHLMLATVRLFARPDQWQPWFEQTARKNWFWGNALNPLDTRTVVKDFGGWREFSGKKSFCSGATDSEMLIASAVDESAGGKLLIAAIPSGRSGITLHNDWNNIGQRQTDSGSASFERVRVEESELLLDPGPLSTPFACLRPLIAQLTFTHMFLGIAEGAFEEARNYTLTETRSWHKSTANDVRQDPYVLRHYGEFWVALEGVRLLVERAADLLDQAWAKGAKLSEHERGQLAIAIATAKVAATRQGLEICSRLFEVTGARSTHASLRLDRHWRNLRTQTLHDPVDYKLHELGEWALNQSLPIPTFYS; from the coding sequence GTGACAGCCAACCCCCACAGCGTCCTGCCATCGCCGCTGCAAACCGCCAAACTGCTGGCCGCCGAATTCGCCCTCACCGCTGTTGAGCGCGACGAGCGTGGCGGCACCCCGAAAGCCGAACGTGACGCCCTGCGCCACAGCGGCCTGCTGGCCCTGAGCATACCCACGCAGTACGGCGGCCTCGGCGCGCGTTGGAGCGAAACCCTGGGCATCGTGCGCGAATTCGCCAAGGTCGACAGCTCCATCGCCCATGTCTTTGGCTTCCACCACTTGATGCTCGCCACCGTGCGCCTGTTTGCACGCCCGGACCAATGGCAACCCTGGTTCGAACAGACCGCGCGCAAAAACTGGTTCTGGGGCAATGCCCTCAACCCGCTGGACACGCGCACGGTGGTCAAGGATTTCGGCGGCTGGCGCGAATTCTCGGGCAAAAAAAGTTTCTGTTCCGGCGCCACTGACTCGGAAATGCTCATCGCCTCGGCGGTGGATGAAAGTGCCGGCGGCAAACTGTTGATCGCGGCCATCCCCAGCGGGCGCAGCGGCATCACCTTGCACAATGACTGGAACAACATCGGCCAGCGCCAGACCGACAGCGGCAGCGCCAGCTTTGAACGGGTGCGTGTCGAAGAATCGGAACTGCTGCTCGATCCAGGCCCACTGAGCACGCCCTTCGCCTGCCTGCGCCCACTGATCGCGCAACTGACGTTCACGCACATGTTTCTCGGGATTGCCGAGGGCGCCTTTGAAGAAGCGCGCAACTACACCCTGACCGAAACCCGCTCATGGCACAAATCCACGGCCAACGATGTACGCCAGGACCCTTACGTGCTGCGCCACTACGGCGAATTCTGGGTGGCGCTGGAAGGCGTGCGCCTGCTGGTCGAGCGCGCCGCCGATCTGCTCGACCAGGCCTGGGCGAAAGGCGCCAAGCTCAGCGAGCACGAACGCGGCCAACTGGCCATCGCGATTGCCACCGCCAAGGTCGCCGCCACCCGCCAGGGCCTGGAGATATGCAGCCGGCTGTTTGAAGTCACCGGCGCGCGCTCCACCCACGCCTCACTGCGCCTGGACCGCCATTGGCGCAACCTGCGCACACAAACCTTGCACGACCCGGTGGACTACAAACTTCACGAACTGGGGGAGTGGGCGTTGAACCAGTCCCTGCCGATTCCCACGTTCTATTCCTAA
- the soxR gene encoding redox-sensitive transcriptional activator SoxR produces the protein MLNKALTVGQLAARSGVAVTALHFYESKGLIKSQRNAGNQRRYPRDVLRRVVVIKIAQRLGIPLATIGEALKTLPDERTPTTEDWERLSALWREDLDARINKLLLLRDKLSGCIGCGCLSLEACPLRNQDDQLGERGPGAQLLEPTPPS, from the coding sequence ATGCTCAACAAAGCACTCACCGTCGGCCAATTGGCCGCCCGCAGTGGCGTGGCGGTTACGGCCCTGCATTTTTATGAGTCCAAGGGACTGATCAAGAGCCAGCGCAATGCCGGCAACCAACGGCGCTACCCACGTGATGTGTTGCGCCGGGTGGTGGTAATCAAGATCGCCCAGCGTTTGGGCATTCCGCTGGCGACAATTGGCGAGGCGCTTAAAACCTTGCCGGACGAGCGCACGCCCACCACTGAAGACTGGGAACGCTTGTCGGCGCTGTGGCGTGAGGACCTGGACGCTCGGATCAACAAATTATTGCTGCTGCGCGACAAGCTCAGCGGGTGTATCGGCTGTGGGTGTTTGTCGCTGGAGGCATGCCCGCTGCGCAATCAGGATGACCAGCTCGGCGAGCGCGGGCCGGGGGCGCAGTTGCTGGAACCGACGCCACCCTCCTGA
- a CDS encoding sigma-54-dependent Fis family transcriptional regulator: protein MQLLTLPPSPALATSIRATAQVFEDPKSQALLDHIQQVAPSEASVLIIGETGTGKELVARHIHNLSARRNRPFVAVNCGAFSESLVEAELFGHEKGAFTGALSAKAGWFEEADGGTLFLDEIGDLPMAIQVKLLRVLQEREVVRLGSRKSIPIDVRVLAATNVQLEKAINAGHFREDLYYRLDVVSLELSPLRERPGDILPLTRHFIEAYSQRLGYGPITISREAEHKLKSYSWPGNIRELENVIHHTLLICRNGVIERDDLRLSNMRIERQDDSQHGTDNSAEALLARAFQKLFEEQAGALHEKVEDALLRAAYRFSHYNQVHTANLLGLSRNVTRTRLIKIGELAVNKRRPGENVQGERMLHLSI, encoded by the coding sequence ATGCAGCTTTTAACCTTACCGCCCTCGCCCGCCCTTGCGACCTCGATCCGCGCCACGGCCCAGGTCTTCGAAGACCCCAAATCCCAGGCCCTGCTCGACCACATCCAGCAAGTGGCGCCCAGCGAAGCGAGCGTGCTGATCATCGGCGAGACCGGCACCGGTAAAGAGCTGGTGGCACGCCACATCCATAACCTGAGCGCGCGCCGCAACCGGCCGTTCGTGGCGGTCAACTGTGGCGCATTCTCCGAGTCGCTGGTGGAAGCCGAACTGTTCGGCCATGAAAAAGGCGCGTTTACCGGTGCCCTCAGCGCCAAGGCCGGATGGTTCGAAGAGGCCGACGGCGGCACCTTGTTCCTCGATGAGATCGGCGACTTGCCGATGGCGATCCAGGTCAAGCTGCTGCGCGTGTTGCAGGAGCGTGAAGTGGTGCGCCTGGGCTCACGCAAGAGCATTCCTATTGATGTGCGGGTACTGGCGGCCACCAACGTGCAGTTGGAAAAGGCCATTAACGCCGGGCATTTTCGCGAAGACCTCTACTACCGCCTCGACGTGGTCAGCCTGGAACTCAGCCCGCTGCGCGAACGCCCCGGCGATATCCTGCCGCTGACCCGGCACTTCATCGAAGCCTACAGCCAGCGCCTGGGTTACGGCCCGATCACCATCAGCCGAGAGGCCGAGCACAAACTCAAAAGCTACAGCTGGCCGGGCAATATTCGCGAGCTGGAGAACGTGATTCACCACACCCTGCTGATCTGCCGGAATGGCGTGATCGAGCGCGATGATCTGCGCTTGTCGAACATGCGCATCGAGCGCCAGGACGACAGCCAGCACGGCACCGACAACAGCGCCGAAGCCCTGCTGGCGCGCGCGTTTCAAAAGCTCTTCGAGGAACAGGCCGGCGCCCTGCATGAGAAGGTCGAGGACGCGTTATTGCGCGCCGCCTACCGCTTCAGCCATTACAACCAGGTGCACACCGCCAACCTGCTGGGCCTGAGCCGCAACGTCACACGCACACGCCTGATCAAGATCGGTGAGCTGGCGGTAAACAAGCGCAGGCCCGGTGAAAACGTGCAAGGCGAGCGCATGTTGCACCTATCCATTTAG
- a CDS encoding antibiotic biosynthesis monooxygenase, producing MQVSEKNRSFTQLIEFQIEPRQQLALVAALSTQSERLAQGHGGFINASVQVSDDGRRVLNYLQWRSREEGEAAFKCFEHGEEDFWTLIRAHQATAVTFDSFQVLRSFERSHDNALHCRLNG from the coding sequence ATGCAGGTATCAGAGAAGAATCGCAGCTTCACTCAATTGATCGAATTTCAGATCGAGCCCCGGCAGCAACTCGCGCTGGTGGCGGCCTTGTCCACCCAAAGCGAGCGCCTGGCCCAGGGCCATGGCGGCTTTATCAATGCGAGTGTGCAGGTCAGCGACGACGGCCGGCGGGTGCTCAACTACCTGCAATGGCGCTCGCGCGAGGAGGGCGAGGCAGCCTTCAAATGCTTTGAGCATGGCGAGGAAGATTTCTGGACGCTGATCCGCGCCCACCAGGCCACGGCGGTGACCTTTGACTCGTTCCAGGTACTGCGCAGCTTTGAGCGCAGCCATGACAACGCGTTGCACTGTCGCCTAAATGGATAG